A window of Erpetoichthys calabaricus chromosome 12, fErpCal1.3, whole genome shotgun sequence contains these coding sequences:
- the LOC114662983 gene encoding zinc finger protein OZF-like — protein MAIEDKKPGTLKLQPERTQNDRGTVVEGFRNPPMNPAGSAADIRPSGAVEGAEVDGEVDEQHLTPVTAKPGATLPILVKRTHKNEKPFEKQCLLAALGSSDTDLHEVGKTVAEESLCHCEDEDTKLNIILLEDNEIEQDSFHVKKEDGESECAHIKMEVGESEKASDFKAEATAVSEDPRKTPMKLIRVGHQQNQVESEDAEEEAEENYIKYPVNDRPEKPVTCNVCGRRFKHKAGMLRHQRVHGGEKPFSCTECEKSFSQLSSLKRHQSIHQGEKPHSCNECGKSFNQVYNLKVHERIHTGEEPYRCMDCGRTFNSLINLKTHQRVHTIEKPFNCAECGKNFSQLAHLKRHHSIHLGEKPYSCAECGKTFNQLYNLKVHERIHTGEKPYICSHCGKSFNQLMSLTKHQRIHTGEKPYVCSECGKTFSQLSHLKTHHVIHQMKKPYSCEECGKTFRQTSHLKRHQSIHRGEKPFSCLECGKSFNRSTNLKKHQRIHMRGKLFICCECGKTYTHTHLPDSDTLERPFSCPECIQNLAFKPVGTSPDLHF, from the exons ATGGCCATTGAAGACAAGAAGCCAGGAACACTGAAACTGCAACCGGAACGCACCCAGAATGACAGAGGAACTGTCGTGGAGGGCTTCAGAAACCCACCTATGAACCCCGCCGGATCCGCCGCCGACATCAGACCGAGTGGAGCAGTCGAGGGTGCGGAGGTCGACGGTGAAGTGGACGAGCAGCACTTGACACCTGTCACAG CTAAACCAGGTGCTACTCTACCCATCTTGGTTAAAAGGACTCATAAGAACGAGAAGCCTTTTGAGAAGCAGTGCCTTTTGGCAGCATTGGGATCCTCAGACACAGATCTTCATGAAGTTGGGAAGACAGTTGCAGAGGAAAGCCTGTGCCACTGTGAAGACGAAGACACTAAACTGAATATTATTCTGCTTGAAGACAATGAGATTGAGCAAGACTCTTTCCATGTTAAAAAAGAGGATGGTGAGTCAGAATGTGCCCACATCAAAATGGAGGTTGGTGAAAGTGAGAAGGCATCAGATTTCAAAGCAGAGGCTACTGCCGTGTCTGAAGATCCCAGAAAAACTCCTATGAAGTTGATCCGGGTTGGTCACCAACAGAACCAAGTGGAAAGTGAAGATGCTGAGGAGGAAGCAGAGGAGAATTATATAAAGTACCCGGTGAATGACAGGCCCGAAAAGCCAGTGACCTGCAATGTGTGTGGCCGGCGTTTCAAACACAAGGCCGGTATGCTGAGACACCAACGAGTTCATGGTGGGGAGAAGCCCTTCTCATGTACCGAGTGTGAAAAGTCCTTCAGTCAGTTGTCCAGCCTGAAAAGACACCAAAGCATTCATCAGGGGGAGAAGCCTCACAGTTGTAATGAATGTGGGAAGAGCTTCAATCAGGTGTACAACCTTAAGGTGCATGAGAGAATTCATACAGGAGAGGAGCCATACCGGTGCATGGACTGTGGTAGGACCTTTAATAGCCTAATCAACCTTAAAACCCACCAGCGGGTCCACACCATTGAGAAACCGTTCAATTGTGCTGAGTGCGGCAAGAATTTTAGTCAGCTGGCCCACCTCAAAAGACACCACAGCATTCATCTCGGGGAGAAACCCTACAGCTGTGCCGAATGCGGAAAGACATTCAATCAGCTGTACAACCTTAAGGTTCATGAGAggattcacacgggagagaagccttACATTTGCTCCCACTGCGGGAAGAGCTTCAATCAACTGATGAGCCTCACAAAACATCAGAGAATCCACACCGGGGAGAAACCATATGTCTGTTCGGAATGTGGAAAGACGTTCAGCCAGTTGTCACATCTCAAGACACACCACGTTATCCACCAGATGAAGAAACCATACAGTTGTGAGGAATGTGGAAAGACCTTCAGGCAGACTTCCCACCtcaaaagacaccagagtatCCATCGGGGAGagaagccctttagctgcctggaATGTGGGAAAAGCTTTAACCGCTCCACCAATCTAAAGAAACACCAGAGAATTCATATGAGGGGCAAGCTGTTCATTTGTTGCGAATGTGGCAagacgtacacacacacgcatcTCCCTGATTCAGACACCTTGGAGAGACCTTTCAGTTGTCCAGAGTGCATCCAGAACTTGGCATTTAAGCCAGTAGGGACATCACCAGATCTGCATTTCTGA